A window of Micrococcus endophyticus contains these coding sequences:
- the ccsB gene encoding c-type cytochrome biogenesis protein CcsB: MFNPTAPVNEQLALYSDLFMLIAALVYAAAFILFTVDMATSSATIRRLEEDLAAQRGDVRFVPDREAAREAVGAGVGASAGSAGAGVPAASGSTAGAATGAAWADSRASGLGTGSDTGLVDDDMDYTGGGRRPIANVAVAVLATGWALHAFAVVARGLAASRVPWGNLYEFMTSGALVITTVYLLFLFRKDLRFVGTFVTGLVVAMMCAATMGFPTPVGHLQPPLQSPWLVIHVSIAVLATALFTLTAAMSMLQLLQDRAEKRAAAGEPTWSFLRLVPSSDSLENWSFRINAVGFVMWTFTLIAGAIWAEAAWGRYWNWDTKEVWTFVIWVVYAAYLHARATRGWTGARAAWLSIVGFLCIVFNYTIVNTYFPGLHSYAGLPS, translated from the coding sequence GTGTTCAACCCCACGGCCCCCGTGAACGAGCAGCTGGCGCTGTACAGCGACCTCTTCATGCTGATCGCCGCGCTGGTGTACGCGGCCGCGTTCATCCTCTTCACCGTCGACATGGCCACGTCCTCGGCCACCATCCGGCGGCTCGAGGAGGACCTCGCGGCCCAGCGCGGCGACGTCCGCTTCGTCCCGGACCGCGAGGCGGCTCGTGAGGCCGTGGGCGCCGGCGTCGGCGCCTCCGCCGGCTCCGCGGGCGCGGGCGTGCCGGCCGCGTCCGGCTCGACCGCGGGCGCCGCGACGGGCGCCGCGTGGGCCGACTCCCGCGCGTCGGGCCTCGGCACCGGCTCCGACACTGGCCTCGTGGACGACGACATGGACTACACCGGCGGCGGCCGCCGGCCGATCGCCAACGTGGCCGTGGCCGTGCTGGCCACCGGCTGGGCGCTGCACGCGTTCGCCGTCGTCGCCCGCGGCCTCGCCGCCTCCCGCGTGCCGTGGGGCAACCTCTACGAGTTCATGACCTCCGGCGCGCTCGTGATCACGACCGTCTACCTGCTGTTCCTCTTCCGCAAGGACCTGCGCTTCGTGGGCACCTTCGTCACCGGCCTCGTCGTCGCCATGATGTGCGCGGCCACCATGGGCTTCCCGACGCCGGTGGGCCACCTGCAGCCGCCGCTGCAGTCCCCGTGGCTCGTGATCCACGTGTCCATCGCCGTGCTGGCCACCGCGCTGTTCACGCTGACCGCCGCCATGTCCATGCTGCAGCTGCTCCAGGACCGCGCCGAGAAGCGCGCCGCAGCGGGCGAGCCCACCTGGTCGTTCCTGCGCCTCGTGCCCTCCTCCGACTCCCTGGAGAACTGGTCCTTCCGCATCAACGCGGTGGGCTTCGTGATGTGGACCTTCACGCTGATCGCCGGCGCCATCTGGGCCGAGGCCGCGTGGGGCCGCTACTGGAACTGGGACACGAAGGAGGTCTGGACCTTCGTGATCTGGGTGGTCTACGCGGCGTACCTGCACGCCCGCGCCACCCGCGGCTGGACCGGCGCGCGCGCCGCCTGGCTGAGCATCGTGGGCTTCCTCTGCATCGTGTTCAACTACACGATCGTGAACACGTACTTCCCGGGCCTGCACTCCTACGCGGGGCTGCCCAGCTGA
- a CDS encoding glutaredoxin family protein, translating into MSTLLPASAARVQLLVKPGCHLCEDAAATVAQVCGARGEAWEAVDGAAHPDLLERFVDEVPVLFVDGVQRDFWRVDPARLGRLLDAPRP; encoded by the coding sequence ATGAGCACCCTCCTGCCCGCCTCCGCCGCCCGCGTCCAGCTCCTCGTCAAGCCCGGCTGTCACCTCTGCGAGGACGCCGCGGCCACGGTGGCGCAGGTCTGCGGCGCGCGGGGCGAGGCCTGGGAGGCCGTGGACGGGGCCGCGCACCCGGACCTGCTCGAGCGCTTCGTGGACGAGGTGCCCGTGCTCTTCGTGGACGGCGTCCAGCGCGACTTCTGGCGCGTGGACCCGGCCCGCCTGGGCCGGCTCCTCGACGCGCCCCGCCCCTGA
- a CDS encoding 1,4-dihydroxy-2-naphthoate polyprenyltransferase: MAATLSQWVAAARLRTLPMAIAPVIVGSAAAAELGSFHLGAALLALVVSLALQIGVNYANDYSDGIRGTDDERVGPFRLTVSGLVPAAQVKQAAFAFFGLAGLAGLGLILLSGHWWFLLVGVACVLAAWFYTGGKRPYGYLGLGEVFVFVFFGLVAVLGTTYTQADAVSGLAWAGAIGCGLISTALLMANNIRDIPTDREVGKMTLAARLGDGPARASYGVMLAVALLLPLFWVAVHPWLLLVPLGGLLAIRPIRTVLRADDRRTLIPVLRATGVIGIVYALTLTLGVLL; the protein is encoded by the coding sequence ATGGCCGCCACGCTCTCCCAGTGGGTCGCCGCCGCGCGCCTGCGCACGCTGCCCATGGCGATCGCCCCCGTGATCGTCGGTTCGGCCGCCGCCGCGGAGCTCGGCTCCTTCCACCTCGGCGCGGCGCTGCTGGCCCTCGTGGTGTCGCTCGCGCTGCAGATCGGCGTGAACTACGCCAACGACTACTCGGACGGGATCCGCGGCACCGACGACGAGCGCGTCGGCCCCTTCCGGCTCACCGTCTCCGGGCTCGTGCCCGCGGCCCAGGTGAAGCAGGCGGCCTTCGCGTTCTTCGGCCTCGCCGGGCTGGCCGGCCTGGGGCTCATCCTGCTCTCGGGGCACTGGTGGTTCCTGCTGGTCGGCGTCGCCTGCGTGCTGGCCGCGTGGTTCTACACCGGCGGGAAGCGGCCGTACGGGTACCTCGGCCTCGGTGAGGTGTTCGTGTTCGTGTTCTTCGGGCTGGTGGCCGTCCTCGGCACCACGTACACCCAGGCCGACGCCGTCAGCGGCCTGGCGTGGGCCGGCGCGATCGGCTGCGGCCTCATCTCCACGGCCCTGCTGATGGCCAACAACATCCGGGACATCCCCACGGACCGCGAGGTCGGGAAGATGACGCTGGCCGCCCGCCTGGGCGACGGACCCGCGCGGGCGTCCTACGGCGTCATGCTCGCCGTCGCCCTGCTGCTGCCGCTGTTCTGGGTGGCCGTGCACCCGTGGCTGCTGCTGGTGCCGCTCGGCGGACTGCTGGCGATCCGGCCGATCCGCACGGTGCTGCGCGCCGACGACCGCCGGACACTGATCCCGGTGCTGCGCGCGACCGGCGTGATCGGGATCGTCTACGCGCTGACCTTGACCCTCGGCGTCCTGCTCTGA
- the resB gene encoding cytochrome c biogenesis protein ResB: MSSKAARTRSEPVTLPRLGLAGTLRWIWTQLTSMSTALMLLLLLAVAAVPGSLVPQRRAGPEIVDQWIEDNPVWGPVLDALQFFDVYNSVWFSAIYLLLFVSLVGCVWPRAIQHAKALRQPPARTPRNLTRLPASGVVVLEEGGPSPEEAVARAQAWLRKRRYRVEHRPEAGGASVGAERGYLREIGNILFHVSLIGVLVFMAYGGMTKYGGQKIIVEGEGFANNLVAYDSFTPGTYFSADDLQPFSLTLDSFDAVFDRESETHYGQPLDYTAVMDVREGSGGELQRQILKVNQPLDIDGVRVYLVGNGYAPVVTIRDGAGDVAFQGPVVTRVFDNNYGSQATIKVPDARPDQLGFVGFFLPSAVEDEEGAAFSADPELLNPELQLNSYYGDLGLDTGRPQNVYVLDTESLTELNSRTNEHGGIVLGQGETYELPEGRGTISFDGVRRYVGLDIHYDPGKWGVGLFATTALLGLVISLFVRRRRVWVRARTDEAGRTRVEYALLARGEEFGLHEEHVALRSAMERWWPVAAPESEEEAVASAAAVGHTGTTPETLAGPRTPRSGD; encoded by the coding sequence GTGAGCTCCAAGGCCGCCCGGACGCGCTCCGAGCCCGTCACCCTGCCGCGCCTCGGCCTGGCGGGCACCCTGCGCTGGATCTGGACCCAGCTGACCAGCATGAGCACCGCGCTCATGCTGCTGCTCCTGCTCGCCGTCGCCGCCGTGCCCGGCTCCCTCGTGCCCCAGCGCCGTGCCGGCCCCGAGATCGTGGACCAGTGGATCGAGGACAACCCCGTGTGGGGCCCCGTCCTGGACGCCCTGCAGTTCTTCGACGTCTACAACTCCGTCTGGTTCTCGGCCATCTACCTGCTGCTGTTCGTCTCCCTCGTGGGCTGCGTGTGGCCGCGCGCCATCCAGCACGCCAAGGCCCTGCGCCAGCCCCCGGCCCGCACCCCCCGCAACCTGACGCGCCTGCCGGCCTCCGGCGTCGTCGTCCTCGAGGAGGGCGGCCCGAGCCCCGAGGAGGCCGTGGCCAGAGCCCAGGCGTGGCTGCGCAAGCGCCGCTACCGCGTGGAGCACCGCCCCGAGGCCGGCGGCGCGTCCGTGGGCGCCGAGCGCGGATACCTGCGCGAGATCGGCAACATCCTGTTCCACGTCTCGCTGATCGGCGTGCTCGTGTTCATGGCCTACGGCGGCATGACCAAGTACGGCGGGCAGAAGATCATCGTGGAGGGCGAGGGCTTCGCCAACAACCTCGTGGCCTACGACTCCTTCACCCCCGGCACCTACTTCAGCGCGGACGACCTCCAGCCGTTCTCCCTCACCCTCGACTCCTTCGACGCGGTGTTCGACCGCGAGTCCGAGACCCACTACGGCCAGCCGCTGGACTACACCGCCGTCATGGACGTCCGCGAGGGCTCCGGCGGCGAGCTCCAGCGCCAGATCCTCAAGGTCAACCAGCCGCTGGACATCGACGGCGTGCGCGTCTACCTCGTGGGCAACGGCTACGCGCCCGTGGTGACCATCCGCGACGGCGCCGGGGACGTGGCCTTCCAGGGCCCCGTGGTCACCCGCGTGTTCGACAATAACTACGGCTCGCAGGCCACCATCAAGGTCCCCGACGCGCGGCCGGACCAGCTGGGCTTCGTCGGCTTCTTCCTGCCCTCGGCGGTGGAGGACGAGGAAGGCGCCGCGTTCTCCGCGGACCCCGAGCTGCTCAACCCGGAGCTGCAGCTGAACTCGTACTACGGGGACCTCGGCCTGGACACCGGCCGCCCGCAGAACGTGTACGTGCTGGACACCGAGTCCCTCACCGAGCTCAACAGCCGCACCAACGAGCACGGCGGCATCGTGCTCGGCCAGGGCGAGACCTACGAGCTCCCCGAGGGCCGCGGCACCATCAGCTTCGACGGCGTCCGCCGCTACGTCGGCCTGGACATCCACTACGACCCGGGCAAGTGGGGCGTGGGCCTCTTCGCCACCACCGCCCTGCTCGGGCTGGTCATCAGCCTGTTCGTCCGCCGCCGCCGCGTGTGGGTCCGCGCCCGCACCGACGAGGCCGGCCGCACCCGCGTGGAGTACGCGCTGCTCGCCCGGGGCGAGGAGTTCGGCTTGCACGAGGAGCACGTGGCCCTGCGCTCGGCCATGGAGCGCTGGTGGCCCGTCGCCGCCCCCGAGTCCGAGGAGGAGGCCGTCGCATCGGCCGCCGCCGTCGGCCACACTGGAACCACCCCCGAGACCCTCGCCGGTCCCCGCACCCCCCGATCAGGAGACTGA
- a CDS encoding 30S ribosomal protein bS22: protein MGSVIKKRRKRMSKKKHRKLLRKTRHQRRNKK, encoded by the coding sequence ATGGGATCTGTGATCAAGAAGCGCCGCAAGCGCATGTCGAAGAAGAAGCACCGCAAGCTGCTTCGCAAGACCCGTCACCAGCGTCGCAACAAGAAGTGA
- a CDS encoding AMP-binding protein, translating to MPATADALARATDALAAAFDGGAPVELTADGAVLPRPEARDPRRCGDPDAVAVVRTSGSTGTPKQIVLTGAALRASAAATARRLGGEGAWLLALGVHYVAGLAVLSRSIAAGTAPVALPPGPFTPAAFATGAAALPDDAGPRLVSLVPTQLARLLAADADPVGRAALRSFDRVLVGGARLDPALRAAAEAAGVRLTATYGMAETCGGCVYDGVPLPGVAVAVAPDGPDAPPRVRLAGPMVAAGYLDDPARTAAHFVPAADGARAFLTEDTGVLSPTDDGGVRLAVTGRLDDVVITGGVKVSAAAVAAALEAHPGVAAAHVAGVPDPEWGARLCAAVVPAHPTAAPDEAVLRAHVREALGAAAVPKTWLVLEALPLLSTGKTDRQALAARFTAG from the coding sequence ATGCCCGCCACCGCCGACGCCCTCGCCCGCGCCACGGACGCCCTCGCCGCGGCCTTCGACGGCGGCGCCCCCGTTGAGCTGACCGCCGACGGCGCCGTCCTCCCCCGACCCGAGGCCCGCGACCCGCGCCGCTGCGGCGACCCGGACGCCGTCGCCGTGGTGCGCACCTCCGGGTCCACGGGCACGCCGAAGCAGATCGTCCTGACCGGCGCGGCCCTGCGCGCCTCGGCCGCGGCCACGGCCCGGCGGCTCGGGGGCGAGGGGGCGTGGCTGCTGGCCCTCGGCGTGCACTATGTGGCCGGGCTCGCCGTGCTCTCCCGCTCGATCGCGGCCGGGACCGCACCCGTGGCCCTGCCACCGGGCCCCTTCACGCCCGCGGCGTTCGCCACCGGGGCGGCCGCCCTGCCCGACGACGCCGGCCCCCGGCTCGTCTCGCTCGTCCCCACCCAGCTCGCGCGCCTCCTGGCGGCCGACGCCGACCCGGTCGGGCGGGCGGCCCTGCGCTCCTTCGACCGCGTGCTCGTGGGCGGTGCCCGGCTCGATCCCGCGCTGCGGGCCGCGGCCGAGGCGGCGGGGGTGCGACTCACCGCCACCTACGGCATGGCCGAGACGTGCGGCGGCTGCGTCTACGACGGCGTGCCGCTGCCCGGCGTCGCCGTCGCGGTGGCCCCGGACGGCCCCGACGCCCCGCCGCGCGTGCGCCTGGCCGGGCCCATGGTGGCGGCCGGCTACCTCGACGACCCCGCCCGCACCGCCGCCCACTTCGTCCCCGCCGCGGACGGCGCCCGCGCCTTCCTGACCGAGGACACGGGCGTGCTCTCCCCCACGGACGACGGCGGCGTGCGGCTGGCCGTGACCGGCCGCCTGGACGACGTCGTCATCACGGGCGGGGTGAAGGTGTCCGCCGCCGCGGTGGCGGCAGCCCTCGAGGCGCACCCGGGCGTCGCGGCGGCCCACGTGGCCGGCGTGCCGGATCCCGAGTGGGGCGCCCGGCTGTGCGCCGCCGTCGTGCCCGCCCACCCGACCGCGGCCCCTGACGAGGCCGTCCTGCGCGCCCACGTGCGCGAGGCGCTGGGTGCGGCCGCGGTGCCCAAGACGTGGCTCGTCCTCGAGGCCCTGCCGCTGCTCTCCACCGGCAAGACCGACCGGCAGGCCCTGGCCGCCCGGTTCACCGCCGGCTGA
- a CDS encoding cytochrome c biogenesis CcdA family protein, with amino-acid sequence MQSNPFAEIALDGSLLLAAPIAVLAGLISFLSPCVLPLVPGYLGYVTGLGGDVLTSRRRGRLVLGSVLFVLGFAVVFVGITVVFTQAMVWLRRDGAWVTPVLGVLVMLMGLVFLGGGGRLQQERRIHVKPAAGLVGAPLLGMTFGLGWAPCIGPTMAAVLAMSTASSGSVGRGALLAFLYCLGLGLPFVLMALGMERGMRALGFFRRHRVLIMRLGGALLIALGLLMVTGVWTAWTTQLQLWFANEWEMPL; translated from the coding sequence ATGCAGAGCAACCCCTTCGCCGAGATCGCCCTCGACGGCTCTCTGCTGCTGGCCGCGCCGATCGCCGTGCTGGCCGGCCTGATCTCCTTCCTCTCCCCGTGCGTGCTGCCGCTCGTGCCCGGCTACCTCGGGTACGTCACCGGCCTCGGCGGGGACGTGCTCACCAGCCGCCGCCGCGGGCGCCTCGTGCTCGGCTCCGTGCTGTTCGTGCTCGGGTTCGCCGTGGTGTTCGTGGGCATCACCGTGGTGTTCACCCAGGCCATGGTCTGGCTGCGGCGCGACGGCGCCTGGGTCACCCCCGTGCTCGGCGTGCTCGTGATGCTCATGGGCCTTGTGTTCCTCGGTGGCGGCGGCCGGCTACAGCAGGAGCGCCGCATCCACGTCAAGCCCGCCGCCGGCCTGGTCGGCGCGCCCCTGCTGGGCATGACCTTCGGCCTGGGCTGGGCGCCGTGCATCGGCCCCACCATGGCCGCCGTCCTGGCCATGTCCACGGCCAGCTCCGGCTCCGTGGGCCGCGGCGCCCTGCTCGCCTTCCTCTACTGCCTCGGCCTGGGCCTGCCGTTCGTGCTCATGGCCCTCGGCATGGAGCGCGGCATGCGGGCCCTCGGGTTCTTCCGCCGGCACCGCGTGCTGATCATGCGCCTCGGCGGCGCCCTGCTGATCGCGCTGGGCCTGCTCATGGTCACCGGCGTCTGGACCGCCTGGACCACGCAGCTGCAGCTGTGGTTCGCCAACGAATGGGAGATGCCCCTGTGA
- a CDS encoding DUF4229 domain-containing protein — MRILYYGLLRVALFFVLWWVGLQLGLGMVMATLAAAILTFAVSYLFLGRLRRGASQDLSAAWEGRPGRRGRTEAADAEAEDAYTQGRFRE, encoded by the coding sequence GTGCGCATTCTCTACTACGGGCTGCTCCGCGTGGCCCTCTTCTTCGTCCTCTGGTGGGTCGGCCTGCAGCTCGGCCTCGGCATGGTCATGGCCACCCTGGCCGCCGCGATCCTGACGTTCGCCGTCAGCTACCTGTTCCTCGGCCGCCTGCGTCGGGGCGCCTCCCAGGACCTGTCCGCCGCGTGGGAGGGCCGCCCCGGCCGCCGCGGCCGCACCGAGGCCGCCGACGCCGAGGCCGAGGACGCCTACACGCAGGGCCGCTTCCGCGAGTGA
- a CDS encoding PLDc N-terminal domain-containing protein: MGRFIIPAAIVLVGLTLYALFEALMTPAHEVRSLPKWGWVAVVVLLPLVGPLLWLVLGRARVARGTARPAPRGPGAPDDDEAFLRSLRVQRRQAERELELDRRDAELKAREEELRRRRERGEEPDADDPDAPTP; the protein is encoded by the coding sequence ATGGGCCGTTTCATCATCCCCGCCGCGATCGTCCTCGTGGGCCTCACGCTGTACGCGCTGTTCGAGGCCCTCATGACCCCCGCCCACGAGGTGCGCAGCCTGCCGAAGTGGGGCTGGGTGGCCGTCGTGGTCCTGCTCCCCCTCGTGGGCCCGCTGCTGTGGCTCGTGCTGGGCCGCGCCCGCGTGGCCCGCGGCACGGCACGTCCGGCGCCCCGCGGCCCCGGCGCCCCCGACGACGACGAGGCGTTCCTGCGCAGCCTCCGCGTCCAGCGGCGCCAGGCCGAGCGTGAGCTGGAGCTGGACCGGCGTGACGCCGAGCTGAAGGCCCGCGAGGAGGAGTTGCGCCGTCGTCGTGAGCGGGGCGAGGAACCCGACGCCGACGATCCGGACGCCCCCACCCCCTGA
- a CDS encoding acetoin utilization protein AcuC, producing the protein MSTTSQRPAPTPAAVVWDPSLLRYRFSAEHPMAPLRLDLTHRLVEAFGLLDAPHVSIIEPPVATDAQLALVHDPDYIAAVRRASEAASDEDAPFGLGTEDCPVFPDLHEASARIAGGTLAAAEAVWSGQVRRAVNFAGGMHHAARAKASGFCIYNDCALAIQRLLDLGAERVVYLDVDAHHGDGTQAIFYDDPRVMTISVHETGISLFPGTGFANEIGGPDAQGTAVNVAVPPRTGDAGFLRAVHAVVPQLLQGFDPDVIVSQHGCDGHHADPLADLRLSVDGQRQLAFDIGDWAEKFADGRWVATGGGGYNPLRVVPRVWTHLTAAVLQTPIPVKAEIPQSWIEHARTLTAEELTGDMSLYEGDESERIPTVMGEDADVWWRSWEVGYDPADPVDQSIMATRRELFPLHGLDPWFD; encoded by the coding sequence ATGAGCACCACGTCCCAGCGCCCTGCTCCCACACCGGCCGCCGTCGTGTGGGACCCCAGCCTGCTCCGCTACCGGTTCAGCGCGGAGCACCCCATGGCGCCGCTGCGGCTGGACCTGACGCACCGGCTCGTGGAGGCGTTCGGCCTGCTGGACGCCCCCCACGTGAGCATCATCGAGCCTCCCGTCGCCACGGACGCCCAGCTCGCCCTCGTCCACGACCCGGACTACATCGCCGCGGTGCGCCGGGCCTCCGAGGCGGCGTCGGACGAGGACGCCCCCTTCGGCCTGGGCACCGAGGACTGCCCCGTGTTCCCGGACCTGCACGAAGCCTCCGCGCGCATCGCCGGCGGCACCCTGGCCGCGGCCGAGGCCGTCTGGTCCGGGCAGGTGCGGCGCGCCGTGAACTTCGCCGGCGGCATGCACCACGCCGCCCGGGCCAAGGCCTCCGGGTTCTGCATCTACAACGACTGCGCCCTCGCCATCCAGCGCCTGCTGGACCTCGGCGCGGAGCGCGTCGTCTACCTGGACGTGGACGCCCATCACGGCGACGGCACGCAGGCGATCTTCTACGACGACCCCCGAGTGATGACCATCTCCGTCCACGAGACCGGCATCAGCCTGTTCCCGGGCACCGGCTTCGCCAACGAGATCGGCGGACCGGACGCGCAGGGCACCGCCGTGAACGTCGCCGTGCCGCCGCGCACCGGCGACGCCGGCTTCCTGCGCGCCGTGCACGCCGTGGTGCCGCAGCTGCTGCAGGGCTTCGACCCGGACGTGATCGTCAGCCAGCACGGCTGCGACGGCCACCACGCCGACCCGCTGGCGGACCTGCGCCTGAGCGTGGACGGCCAGCGCCAGCTCGCCTTCGACATCGGCGACTGGGCGGAGAAGTTCGCCGACGGCCGGTGGGTGGCCACCGGCGGCGGCGGCTACAACCCGCTGCGCGTGGTGCCGCGCGTCTGGACGCACCTCACCGCCGCCGTCCTGCAGACCCCCATCCCCGTGAAGGCAGAAATCCCGCAGTCCTGGATCGAGCACGCCCGCACCCTCACGGCCGAGGAGCTCACGGGGGACATGTCCCTCTACGAGGGCGACGAGTCCGAGCGCATCCCCACCGTGATGGGCGAGGACGCGGACGTCTGGTGGCGCTCCTGGGAGGTCGGCTACGACCCGGCCGACCCGGTGGACCAGTCGATCATGGCCACGCGCCGCGAGCTGTTCCCGCTGCACGGCCTGGACCCCTGGTTCGACTGA
- a CDS encoding TlpA family protein disulfide reductase has protein sequence MHTPPRPSRRTLLTGLALAGLAPALAACSGGDDSLARQAGNADGKNYIAGDGSVLEIAPAERGAPVEFAAELFDGTPVTGASLRGTPALLNFWYAACAPCRVEAPHLVSLHEQFAPQGVRFLGVNVRDTVTTAQAFERTFEIPYPSIEDARGDVLLNMTDYVPPQAVPSTLVLDVEGRVAARVLGAVEESTLRALLTTVVDEAAA, from the coding sequence ATGCACACCCCGCCCCGTCCGTCCCGCCGCACCCTGCTGACCGGCCTCGCCCTCGCCGGCCTGGCGCCGGCGCTCGCGGCCTGCTCGGGCGGTGACGACTCGCTCGCGCGGCAGGCGGGCAACGCGGACGGCAAGAACTACATCGCCGGCGACGGCTCCGTCCTGGAGATCGCCCCCGCCGAGCGCGGCGCCCCCGTGGAGTTCGCCGCCGAGCTCTTCGACGGCACCCCCGTGACCGGCGCGAGCCTGCGCGGCACCCCCGCCCTGCTGAACTTCTGGTACGCCGCCTGCGCGCCGTGCCGCGTCGAGGCCCCCCACCTCGTCTCCCTGCACGAGCAGTTCGCCCCGCAGGGGGTGCGGTTCCTCGGCGTGAACGTCCGGGACACCGTCACCACCGCGCAGGCCTTCGAGCGCACCTTCGAGATCCCCTACCCGTCCATCGAGGACGCCCGCGGGGACGTGCTCCTGAACATGACCGACTACGTGCCCCCGCAGGCCGTGCCCTCCACCCTCGTCCTGGACGTCGAGGGCCGCGTGGCCGCCCGCGTGCTCGGCGCCGTGGAGGAGTCCACCCTGCGCGCCCTGCTCACCACCGTGGTGGACGAGGCCGCGGCCTGA
- a CDS encoding histidine phosphatase family protein, whose product MQTPATVHLVRHGEVHNPDRVLYGRLPEFGLSELGRQMADGVAAWFLERAEQTGRRPDVVAASPLTRAQQTAEPIAAALGRPLATEPDLIEAENDFEGMSQVAASLKRNPRLWPKLRNPLRPSWGEPYRQQAARMLAVVDRVRDEAEAAGGPNAEAVLVSHQLPIWVTRLAVEGRPLWHDPRRRECSLTSVTSLVFEEGRALPRVEYHEPNQALLKDASSLPGA is encoded by the coding sequence ATGCAGACGCCCGCCACCGTCCACCTGGTCCGCCACGGAGAAGTCCACAACCCCGACCGCGTCCTCTACGGCCGCCTCCCGGAGTTCGGCCTCTCGGAGCTGGGCCGGCAGATGGCCGACGGCGTCGCCGCGTGGTTCCTCGAGCGCGCGGAGCAAACGGGCCGCCGGCCCGACGTCGTCGCGGCCTCCCCGCTGACCCGCGCCCAGCAGACCGCCGAGCCGATCGCCGCCGCCCTCGGGCGCCCGCTGGCCACCGAGCCGGACCTCATCGAGGCCGAGAACGACTTCGAGGGCATGTCCCAGGTCGCCGCCTCGCTCAAGCGGAATCCGCGCCTGTGGCCCAAGCTGCGCAACCCGCTGCGCCCCTCCTGGGGCGAGCCCTACCGCCAGCAGGCGGCCCGCATGCTCGCCGTCGTCGACCGGGTGCGGGACGAGGCCGAGGCCGCCGGCGGACCCAACGCCGAGGCGGTGCTCGTCTCTCACCAGCTGCCCATCTGGGTGACGCGCCTGGCCGTCGAGGGCCGGCCCCTGTGGCACGACCCGCGCCGCCGCGAGTGCTCCCTGACCTCCGTGACCTCCCTCGTGTTCGAGGAGGGCCGCGCGCTGCCGCGCGTCGAGTACCACGAGCCCAACCAGGCCCTGCTCAAGGACGCCTCCTCCCTGCCCGGGGCCTGA